The following coding sequences are from one Scomber japonicus isolate fScoJap1 chromosome 3, fScoJap1.pri, whole genome shotgun sequence window:
- the LOC128355791 gene encoding cytochrome c oxidase assembly protein COX14 homolog, which translates to MVTGKRLADIGYRVFSGSMMLLTVYGGFLCVMRGYRYVVKQQQLKLAAENQTTEVIKD; encoded by the coding sequence ATGGTGACTGGAAAGCGCCTGGCTGATATTGGCTATCGGGTTTTTTCTGGCTCGATGATGCTGCTGACGGTGTACGGAGGTTTCCTGTGTGTAATGAGAGGATACCGCTACGTGGTAAAGCAACAACAGCTGAAGCTGGCAGCAGAAAACCAGACTACTGAAGTCATCAAAGACTGA